A region from the Solibacillus sp. FSL H8-0523 genome encodes:
- a CDS encoding metal ABC transporter permease has product MIEAILNYEFLQNAFFSGLIIGVIAPLLGVFIVVRRLSLIADALSHVTLAGIAGSLYLSQSFAALALLNPIYLGIVASVSGSILIERLRRLYKHYEELAIPIIMSGGIGISAILISLASGFNTDLMSYLFGSVSAVSRQDLLVVIAIAVVVIIFLVLFFKELFVLSFDEEYAKASGLPAKWIHLLFMVVVALVIAASMRIVGILLVSSLMTLPVAAAMRLARGFKQAIILAIVFGELAVLIGLVSAFYLNLAPGGTIVVTSIVILLVVILIKKMILKFSTRTEGEEA; this is encoded by the coding sequence TACAAAATGCCTTTTTCTCAGGGTTAATTATTGGTGTAATTGCACCACTTTTAGGCGTATTTATTGTTGTACGTCGTTTATCACTGATTGCAGATGCGCTGTCACACGTAACACTTGCCGGGATTGCCGGAAGTCTTTATTTAAGTCAGTCCTTTGCAGCACTCGCACTACTAAATCCGATCTATTTAGGGATTGTGGCATCTGTTAGTGGCTCGATTTTAATTGAGCGTTTACGTCGTCTGTATAAGCACTATGAAGAACTTGCGATTCCAATTATTATGTCGGGTGGTATCGGGATTAGTGCAATTTTAATTTCGTTAGCAAGTGGCTTTAATACGGATTTAATGAGCTATTTATTTGGCTCGGTTTCCGCGGTTTCTAGACAAGATTTACTTGTTGTGATCGCGATTGCGGTAGTCGTTATTATTTTCTTAGTATTATTTTTCAAAGAGTTATTCGTGTTGTCATTTGATGAAGAGTATGCGAAAGCAAGTGGCTTACCGGCTAAATGGATTCATTTATTATTCATGGTCGTTGTGGCACTCGTAATCGCGGCAAGCATGCGCATTGTCGGAATTTTATTAGTATCGAGCTTAATGACGTTACCGGTAGCAGCTGCCATGCGTTTAGCGCGCGGCTTTAAACAAGCGATTATTTTAGCGATTGTATTCGGAGAACTTGCTGTGTTAATTGGTTTAGTGAGTGCATTTTACTTAAACTTAGCACCAGGTGGAACAATTGTTGTGACATCGATTGTTATTTTATTAGTCGTCATTCTTATTAAAAAAATGATTTTAAAATTTTCAACTAGAACGGAAGGGGAAGAAGCATAG
- a CDS encoding Fur family transcriptional regulator, with the protein MNTTRAWEILKDNGYKKTDKRELILGMFAATEKYLTARDLLQVLKKDFPGMSFDTIYRNLATFVELDILEETELNGERNFRMHCESDHHHHHFICRDCGNVKELSLCPMEMLGEKLPGYAVEGHKFEIYGKCPNCL; encoded by the coding sequence GTGAATACAACACGCGCGTGGGAAATATTAAAAGACAATGGCTATAAAAAAACAGATAAACGAGAGTTGATTTTAGGGATGTTTGCGGCTACAGAAAAATATTTAACAGCCCGTGATTTATTGCAAGTGCTAAAAAAAGACTTCCCAGGGATGAGCTTCGATACGATTTACCGTAACTTAGCGACATTTGTTGAACTTGATATTTTAGAAGAAACAGAGCTAAACGGAGAACGTAATTTCCGTATGCACTGCGAATCGGATCACCACCACCATCATTTCATTTGTCGTGACTGTGGCAATGTAAAAGAATTATCATTGTGTCCGATGGAAATGCTCGGTGAAAAATTGCCAGGCTATGCCGTTGAAGGACATAAATTTGAAATTTACGGTAAATGCCCGAATTGCTTATAA
- a CDS encoding ABC transporter substrate-binding protein: MKTKMKWVAPVAAALLLAACGADEEKALNDTAKEQETVEQAKAAGPYTVIDDRGIEVTFNEVPETIISLQPSNTEILFELGVGEQIVGATDFDVYPEAAQKIERVSTSMAINAERILELNPDVVVAYTSGNEEQITQLEDAGLKVFVIASATSFDDVYTDIIQLSEVMGVEAKGEEIVAGIQAQITAVQEKTDTVGTKKKVYYEVSPAPDIWTTGNNTFQQEIMNAAGVENLFADQDSWLSVTEEDVITRNPEVIITPATYMENAVDEILGRAGWDQIQAVSDKSVVLVDGEVMSRPGPRIGEAVEIMAEAVYPNLFK; this comes from the coding sequence ATGAAAACTAAAATGAAATGGGTTGCCCCAGTTGCTGCGGCACTTTTGCTAGCAGCATGCGGAGCAGACGAAGAAAAAGCATTGAATGACACAGCAAAAGAACAAGAAACGGTAGAACAAGCAAAGGCTGCTGGTCCTTATACAGTAATAGATGATCGCGGTATTGAAGTAACATTCAACGAAGTACCAGAAACAATCATCTCGTTACAGCCAAGTAATACAGAAATTTTATTCGAGCTAGGTGTTGGTGAGCAAATTGTGGGTGCCACAGACTTTGATGTATATCCTGAAGCAGCACAAAAAATCGAACGTGTTTCAACGTCAATGGCCATTAACGCAGAACGCATCCTAGAGTTAAACCCAGATGTGGTGGTTGCGTATACAAGTGGTAATGAAGAGCAAATCACACAGCTAGAGGATGCAGGCTTAAAAGTGTTTGTTATCGCTTCAGCGACATCATTTGATGATGTGTATACAGACATTATTCAGCTTTCTGAAGTGATGGGTGTGGAAGCAAAGGGTGAAGAGATTGTAGCTGGTATTCAAGCACAAATCACAGCGGTACAAGAAAAAACGGATACAGTAGGTACAAAGAAAAAAGTGTATTATGAAGTATCTCCTGCTCCAGATATTTGGACAACAGGTAACAATACATTTCAACAAGAAATTATGAATGCTGCCGGTGTTGAAAATCTTTTTGCTGATCAAGACAGCTGGTTAAGTGTAACAGAAGAAGATGTGATTACCCGTAATCCAGAAGTCATCATTACTCCTGCAACGTATATGGAAAATGCAGTTGATGAAATTTTAGGGCGTGCGGGTTGGGATCAAATTCAAGCGGTTTCTGACAAATCAGTGGTACTCGTAGACGGGGAAGTCATGTCTCGCCCAGGGCCACGTATTGGCGAAGCCGTTGAAATTATGGCCGAAGCGGTCTACCCAAATTTATTTAAATAA
- a CDS encoding bifunctional adenosylcobinamide kinase/adenosylcobinamide-phosphate guanylyltransferase, whose translation MIFITGGVRSGKSAFAEQLAAKIGAEKNCYYVATGMAFDEEMKKRILRHQLDRKEQEMNWTTTEMQVEVPKQLKHLSTKDVVLFECVTTWLSNVLYRSERDSARSETIHNCIESLQKQLLAWQAQGATIIVVSNEVLDELPSNYEEVNMYRRLLGELHQWLVQQSDEAYEVQFQLVQRWK comes from the coding sequence TTGATTTTTATTACAGGCGGTGTACGTAGTGGTAAGAGTGCGTTTGCTGAGCAACTGGCAGCAAAAATCGGGGCAGAAAAAAACTGTTATTATGTTGCAACGGGCATGGCATTTGATGAGGAAATGAAAAAACGGATTTTGCGTCATCAGCTAGACAGAAAAGAACAAGAAATGAACTGGACAACGACCGAAATGCAAGTAGAAGTCCCTAAGCAACTGAAGCATTTATCTACAAAGGATGTTGTTCTTTTTGAATGTGTGACAACTTGGCTTTCGAATGTCCTTTATAGGAGTGAAAGGGACAGTGCGCGTAGCGAAACAATCCATAACTGCATTGAATCCTTACAAAAGCAACTACTAGCTTGGCAAGCGCAAGGTGCTACAATTATAGTTGTATCCAATGAAGTACTAGATGAGCTGCCTTCAAACTACGAGGAAGTGAATATGTATCGTAGACTATTAGGTGAGTTGCATCAATGGCTCGTACAGCAGAGCGATGAAGCGTATGAAGTACAGTTTCAACTTGTACAGCGCTGGAAGTAA
- the cobS gene encoding adenosylcobinamide-GDP ribazoletransferase produces MSKLKNAGIGFLLAWQFFSFVPIKKQLDMNKSSITWMYASLPLVGLIIGAILSSCANLLVSYSDLSYVLVAILLVVGMIVFTGGLHVDGFIDLCDAFFSYGDKKKRLQVLDDPRTGAFGVLGVVVLILLKFGFIYEALEQGRFEMLVFIAAVPYVARVGMLMYFVSMNTSKQTGLAAYFKGQVMTKQLIVTSVVMFALLSVGAVYIGLYSFFILVAVMLFAVVLYRNWSYRNFGGMSGDLLGALGESLEVVLWLVVLLCI; encoded by the coding sequence GTGAGCAAGTTGAAAAATGCAGGAATAGGGTTTTTATTAGCATGGCAGTTTTTTTCATTCGTGCCGATTAAAAAGCAACTAGACATGAACAAAAGCTCAATTACTTGGATGTATGCGAGTTTACCACTAGTTGGTTTAATCATTGGTGCGATTTTAAGTAGCTGTGCGAATTTACTTGTGAGCTATAGTGATCTGTCGTATGTATTAGTAGCCATCTTACTTGTTGTGGGCATGATTGTGTTTACAGGTGGCTTACATGTAGATGGTTTTATTGATCTATGCGATGCTTTTTTCTCGTACGGAGATAAGAAAAAGCGACTGCAAGTATTAGATGACCCGCGTACAGGAGCGTTTGGTGTGCTTGGTGTTGTGGTGCTAATCTTACTAAAGTTTGGTTTTATTTATGAGGCACTAGAGCAAGGACGTTTTGAGATGCTGGTGTTTATTGCCGCAGTTCCGTATGTTGCGCGTGTCGGCATGCTTATGTATTTTGTTTCGATGAATACGTCAAAACAAACCGGATTAGCTGCCTATTTTAAAGGGCAAGTGATGACGAAACAGTTAATTGTAACGAGCGTGGTAATGTTTGCATTATTAAGCGTGGGTGCGGTGTACATAGGGCTTTATAGTTTCTTTATTTTAGTAGCAGTTATGCTTTTCGCTGTCGTACTGTACCGTAACTGGTCATATCGCAATTTTGGAGGGATGAGTGGCGATTTACTTGGGGCTTTGGGTGAAAGTTTGGAGGTTGTGTTATGGCTAGTCGTATTACTGTGCATTTAA
- a CDS encoding histidine phosphatase family protein, whose translation MASRITVHLIRHEKTQANRERKYIGWTDEPIVACAKAIPFLQSDIVYGSDLVRCRQTANGYFPQAKFIATEQLRELHFGDFEMKTYEELQHNLMYRAWIDNPYTVTPPNGESFTAFCDRVITAFRQIITAEQSYTFVVHGGVIRILLAKYGLEEKSFQQLLANHQTIYTLTWDSLTDFRGGARCTSYSEALTMENEPM comes from the coding sequence ATGGCTAGTCGTATTACTGTGCATTTAATCCGCCATGAAAAAACGCAGGCCAATCGTGAACGTAAATATATTGGCTGGACAGATGAACCAATCGTAGCTTGTGCAAAAGCGATACCATTTTTACAGTCTGACATAGTTTATGGCAGTGACCTTGTGCGTTGTAGGCAAACAGCGAACGGTTATTTTCCCCAGGCGAAATTCATCGCGACTGAGCAATTACGTGAGTTACATTTCGGGGATTTTGAAATGAAAACGTATGAGGAGTTGCAGCATAACCTGATGTACCGCGCTTGGATTGATAATCCGTATACAGTAACACCACCAAACGGAGAAAGTTTTACTGCATTTTGTGACCGTGTAATAACGGCATTCAGACAAATTATCACTGCCGAACAATCTTACACGTTTGTAGTCCATGGCGGTGTTATTCGGATATTACTTGCAAAGTACGGGCTAGAGGAAAAATCATTTCAGCAACTGCTAGCTAATCATCAAACAATTTATACACTGACGTGGGATTCGCTCACAGATTTTAGAGGAGGTGCACGATGCACGTCATACTCGGAGGCGCTCACAATGGAAAACGAGCCTATGTAG
- a CDS encoding bifunctional adenosylcobinamide kinase/adenosylcobinamide-phosphate guanylyltransferase yields the protein MHVILGGAHNGKRAYVEREILKFEKIDVLYFDGALPSNELQPLGKCIIISQFEKILEPFLNEPEQIIAQEIFSQIKHLEKYNNVYCICTDTSRGVVPLEKDARQLRDTCGRLYQLLCAHAKTVTRVWYGIPQHLKGDSNGEN from the coding sequence ATGCACGTCATACTCGGAGGCGCTCACAATGGAAAACGAGCCTATGTAGAAAGAGAAATCTTAAAATTCGAAAAAATTGATGTTCTGTATTTTGACGGAGCGCTACCAAGCAACGAGTTACAACCCCTTGGTAAATGCATTATCATTAGTCAGTTTGAAAAAATTTTGGAACCATTTTTAAACGAACCAGAGCAAATTATTGCGCAGGAAATATTCAGCCAAATTAAGCATCTCGAAAAATATAATAATGTCTATTGTATCTGCACAGATACGAGTCGCGGGGTCGTACCACTTGAAAAAGATGCACGGCAACTGCGTGATACGTGTGGTCGCCTATATCAATTACTTTGTGCACATGCCAAAACCGTTACACGTGTTTGGTACGGTATTCCACAACATTTAAAGGGAGATTCAAATGGAGAAAACTAA
- a CDS encoding ECF transporter S component: MEKTKLRLLILTALVAAICVIGSFVKVPVGVITTAALDSAPAFISTVFLPPVFAGAAGAIGHIASGLTSGFPLGVFHLIIAIEMFIIIAIFAWMHQKGYNLLKWIFVVVANGVLSPLPFYFLISPAFYFSSLLGLVVATIVNLVIAAVVMPVLKTVVNRVGVNA, encoded by the coding sequence ATGGAGAAAACTAAACTACGTTTACTTATTTTAACGGCGCTTGTTGCTGCAATTTGTGTGATTGGGAGCTTTGTGAAGGTGCCAGTTGGTGTGATTACTACAGCTGCACTTGATTCAGCACCGGCATTTATTAGCACGGTCTTTTTACCACCAGTATTTGCAGGAGCAGCTGGGGCGATTGGGCATATTGCATCGGGCCTAACATCTGGATTTCCACTGGGGGTCTTTCATTTAATAATTGCCATTGAAATGTTTATTATTATTGCAATTTTTGCCTGGATGCATCAAAAGGGCTATAATCTCTTAAAATGGATTTTTGTTGTTGTTGCCAATGGCGTTTTATCGCCGTTACCGTTTTATTTCTTAATATCACCAGCGTTTTATTTCAGTTCATTACTAGGCTTAGTTGTCGCAACGATTGTGAACTTAGTGATTGCAGCTGTGGTGATGCCGGTATTAAAAACCGTTGTGAATCGTGTTGGGGTGAATGCATGA
- a CDS encoding branched-chain amino acid aminotransferase, whose product MTTYQFTTELTTTKKQKTPADQLGFGHVFTDHMFVMDYVEGQGWINPTITAYAPIELSPAAMVFHYGQAVFEGLKAYMTEDGDVQLFRPDRNFKRLNASNERLCIPAIDEELALNALKELLRVDREWVPTAPGTSLYIRPFIIATEPYLGVNPAKHYKFMIIMSPVGSYYKEGINPVKILVEQHYVRAVIGGTGEAKTAGNYASSLKGAEIAAQQGYSQTLWLDGKENKYVEEVGSMNIFFKIAGKVITPALNGSILPGITRDSMIHVLKSKNIPVEERAIAFEEVLEAAKAGTLEEVFGTGTAAVISPVGELKWLDDVITVNHGQIGAVTQMLYDTLTGIQYGKLEDSFGWIVKI is encoded by the coding sequence ATGACGACGTACCAATTTACAACGGAATTAACAACAACTAAAAAACAAAAAACACCTGCCGATCAACTAGGCTTTGGTCATGTATTTACGGACCACATGTTTGTCATGGATTATGTAGAAGGCCAAGGCTGGATTAATCCGACGATTACGGCGTATGCACCAATTGAACTGAGCCCAGCTGCGATGGTATTCCACTACGGACAAGCAGTATTTGAAGGTTTAAAGGCATATATGACAGAAGACGGCGACGTACAATTATTCCGCCCAGATCGTAACTTCAAGCGTCTAAATGCTTCAAACGAGCGCTTATGTATTCCAGCAATCGATGAAGAGCTAGCATTAAATGCTTTAAAGGAATTACTTCGTGTTGACCGTGAGTGGGTTCCGACTGCACCAGGTACTTCACTATATATTCGTCCATTCATTATCGCAACAGAACCATACTTAGGGGTAAACCCAGCGAAACACTATAAATTTATGATCATTATGTCACCAGTTGGCTCTTACTATAAAGAGGGCATTAACCCGGTGAAAATTTTAGTAGAGCAGCATTATGTACGTGCCGTAATTGGTGGTACGGGTGAAGCAAAAACAGCCGGCAACTATGCATCTAGTTTAAAGGGTGCTGAAATTGCTGCACAGCAAGGATACTCGCAAACATTATGGTTAGATGGGAAAGAAAATAAATACGTTGAAGAAGTAGGCAGCATGAACATCTTCTTTAAAATTGCAGGTAAAGTCATTACACCGGCATTAAACGGCAGTATTTTACCAGGGATTACACGCGATTCTATGATTCACGTGTTAAAATCAAAAAATATCCCAGTGGAAGAACGTGCGATTGCATTTGAGGAAGTACTGGAAGCGGCGAAGGCTGGCACACTAGAAGAAGTATTTGGTACAGGCACAGCAGCGGTTATTTCTCCAGTAGGCGAGCTGAAATGGTTAGATGATGTTATTACCGTGAACCATGGTCAAATCGGTGCAGTAACACAAATGCTTTACGATACATTAACAGGTATCCAGTACGGAAAGTTAGAAGATTCATTTGGTTGGATTGTGAAAATCTAA
- a CDS encoding flotillin family protein has protein sequence MNVVLEDFGVLIAVGVVVFFIIALVAVYVTKYKTVGADEALIVTGSYLGSKNVHTDDSGNKIKIIRGGGTFVFPVFQQAKPLSLLSSKLEVTTPEVYTEQGVKVMASATAIIKIGGSISEIATAAEQFLGKQKSERESEAREVLEGHLRSILGSMTVEEIYKNRDKFSQEVQRVASQDLAKMGLVIVSFTIKDVQDNNGYLDSLGKPRIAQVKRDADIATAEADKETRIKRAKASQEAQKAELERATEIAEAEKENQLKVAEYRREQDIAKARADQAYELESARAKQEVTEQEMQVKIIERQKQIELEEKEILRREKQYDSEVKKKADADRYAIEQRASAEKMKQFAEADSEKYRVETQAQAQAERIRLDGIAKADAERAQGTAEAEIIRLRGLAEAEAKQKIAEAFEQYGQAAILDMVVKMMPEYAKQIASPLANIDKITVVDTGGGEGGGGANKVTAYATNLMSTLQETLKETSGLDVKELIESYAGKHTLRPELQQIVTGLEKKQTPLTVEVEKETVKQ, from the coding sequence ATGAATGTTGTATTGGAAGATTTCGGTGTATTAATTGCAGTAGGAGTTGTGGTATTTTTTATTATTGCGCTAGTTGCGGTATACGTAACAAAATATAAAACAGTGGGCGCAGATGAAGCTCTTATTGTTACAGGTAGTTATTTGGGTAGCAAAAATGTACACACAGATGATTCGGGAAATAAAATTAAAATTATTCGTGGCGGTGGTACATTCGTATTCCCAGTATTCCAGCAAGCAAAACCTCTTAGTTTACTTTCAAGCAAATTAGAGGTAACGACACCAGAAGTTTATACGGAGCAAGGTGTAAAAGTTATGGCAAGTGCAACAGCAATTATTAAAATTGGTGGTTCGATTTCTGAAATTGCAACGGCTGCTGAACAATTTTTAGGAAAACAAAAAAGCGAGCGCGAAAGTGAAGCGCGTGAAGTATTAGAAGGTCACTTACGTTCAATCTTAGGTTCGATGACAGTAGAAGAAATTTATAAAAACCGTGATAAATTTTCACAAGAAGTCCAGCGTGTCGCGTCTCAAGACTTAGCAAAAATGGGCTTAGTTATTGTATCGTTTACAATTAAAGACGTACAAGATAATAATGGTTACTTAGATTCACTAGGTAAACCACGTATTGCTCAAGTAAAACGTGATGCAGATATTGCGACTGCCGAAGCAGATAAAGAAACACGTATTAAACGTGCAAAAGCCTCTCAAGAAGCACAAAAGGCAGAACTTGAACGTGCTACTGAAATTGCAGAAGCAGAAAAAGAAAACCAGTTAAAAGTAGCGGAATATCGCCGTGAGCAGGACATTGCAAAAGCACGAGCTGACCAAGCCTATGAATTAGAATCTGCACGTGCCAAACAAGAAGTAACTGAACAAGAAATGCAAGTAAAGATCATTGAACGTCAAAAGCAAATTGAGTTAGAAGAAAAAGAAATTTTACGTAGAGAAAAGCAATATGATTCAGAAGTTAAGAAAAAGGCAGATGCGGATCGTTATGCTATCGAACAACGTGCAAGCGCTGAAAAAATGAAGCAATTTGCTGAAGCTGATTCTGAGAAATATCGTGTTGAGACACAAGCACAAGCACAAGCAGAACGAATTCGTTTAGACGGTATTGCCAAAGCCGATGCAGAACGAGCACAAGGTACTGCGGAAGCGGAAATCATTCGCCTACGCGGTCTAGCCGAAGCCGAAGCGAAACAAAAAATTGCCGAAGCGTTCGAGCAATATGGTCAAGCCGCTATTTTAGATATGGTTGTGAAGATGATGCCAGAATACGCAAAACAAATCGCAAGCCCTCTCGCTAATATTGATAAAATTACAGTGGTTGATACAGGCGGCGGAGAAGGCGGAGGTGGTGCTAACAAAGTGACAGCTTACGCGACTAACCTAATGTCAACATTGCAAGAAACTCTGAAAGAAACATCTGGGCTTGATGTGAAAGAGCTGATTGAAAGTTATGCAGGCAAACATACGCTACGTCCAGAACTACAGCAAATTGTTACGGGTCTTGAGAAAAAGCAAACACCTTTAACGGTTGAAGTAGAAAAAGAAACAGTAAAGCAATAG
- a CDS encoding bifunctional UDP-sugar hydrolase/5'-nucleotidase, translated as MKFSIIATSDVHGHTERFSQLAQMIQAQQPALLIDNGDFLQGSHFSYYYENIKRCKHPQIAIANELKYDVAIFGNHEFNYPLHKIEAMRNACNFPWLAANVTDFAHSYFIKEIEGVRVAVIGVVTHYTALWDEGDATKSLQFEQAFNAAKRTVHYVHTHEQVDLVILSYHGGFECDVHNGNTIDLHEGENEGYRMLHEIEGIDIFITGHQHLEIATKINGISIVQPGANAKCFAQIDVTIEDGKITHEPSLVYVDESLPPLINKAFNDWKNELLGESACQLAYYDFFTPRTQTTNYVQLLHDMQLSYTNAQLSVIELPYHSEGGFAKRITRKDVLHNFPRPNRLVVLEMTGAEIRAALELSARVFAINAQGEIDFSMNVYYPQPQPYIYDVWGGIDYEICLQNPSGKRVVTCLYGGKEIQEDQLFTVVINSYRATGAHGFSMFNKVPLCESQRFVPELMMAYIQQNSPLTTKMKNHFLLRK; from the coding sequence ATGAAATTTTCGATTATTGCTACTAGTGATGTACACGGACATACCGAGCGTTTCTCGCAGCTTGCCCAAATGATTCAAGCGCAACAACCCGCACTGTTAATCGACAACGGGGACTTTTTGCAAGGCAGTCATTTTAGTTATTATTACGAAAATATTAAGCGCTGCAAACATCCGCAAATCGCGATAGCAAACGAGCTAAAATACGATGTAGCCATTTTCGGGAATCACGAGTTCAATTACCCGCTACACAAAATCGAAGCGATGCGCAATGCTTGTAACTTTCCCTGGCTTGCTGCAAATGTCACGGACTTTGCACATAGCTACTTTATCAAAGAAATCGAAGGCGTTCGCGTTGCGGTAATTGGCGTCGTTACGCACTACACCGCACTTTGGGACGAAGGCGATGCAACAAAATCTTTGCAGTTTGAACAAGCCTTTAACGCAGCAAAGCGAACTGTTCACTACGTGCATACGCATGAGCAAGTAGATCTCGTCATTTTAAGCTATCACGGGGGCTTTGAATGTGATGTACATAATGGAAATACAATTGACCTGCATGAAGGGGAAAATGAAGGTTACCGGATGCTGCACGAAATTGAAGGAATTGATATTTTCATTACTGGTCACCAGCATTTAGAAATCGCCACGAAAATAAACGGTATTTCAATTGTACAACCTGGGGCAAATGCAAAATGCTTTGCACAAATTGACGTGACCATTGAAGACGGAAAAATTACACATGAACCATCGTTAGTATATGTAGATGAATCGCTTCCCCCATTAATCAATAAAGCATTTAACGATTGGAAAAATGAGTTGCTTGGTGAAAGTGCCTGTCAGTTAGCATATTATGATTTCTTCACACCGCGCACACAGACAACAAATTATGTACAGCTACTGCATGACATGCAACTGTCTTACACAAATGCACAACTGTCTGTCATTGAACTTCCTTACCATAGTGAAGGTGGTTTCGCAAAGCGCATTACAAGAAAAGATGTATTACATAACTTTCCCCGCCCAAACCGGCTCGTTGTTCTTGAAATGACAGGAGCAGAAATCCGCGCCGCACTTGAGCTGAGCGCGCGTGTATTTGCCATCAATGCACAGGGTGAAATCGATTTCAGCATGAATGTCTACTACCCGCAGCCACAACCGTATATTTACGATGTATGGGGCGGAATCGATTATGAAATTTGCTTACAAAACCCTAGCGGAAAGCGCGTTGTAACATGCCTTTATGGCGGAAAAGAAATTCAAGAAGATCAACTTTTTACCGTTGTGATCAACAGCTACCGTGCAACTGGAGCACACGGCTTTTCTATGTTCAACAAAGTCCCTCTCTGTGAAAGTCAGCGCTTTGTACCTGAATTAATGATGGCATACATCCAACAAAATAGCCCATTAACGACTAAAATGAAAAATCATTTTCTATTACGAAAGTGA
- a CDS encoding heme oxygenase yields MITVTNRIKVKKGMATMMAPMFVKPGPLQQFEGFEKVEVLVATQFEEYDEMSVVMYWDTKEHFAAWRESDAFKESHKRPEGGGHAEQGESPMLGSEIVIAEIAASISK; encoded by the coding sequence ATGATTACAGTAACAAACCGTATTAAAGTAAAAAAAGGCATGGCAACAATGATGGCACCAATGTTCGTAAAACCAGGTCCATTACAACAATTCGAAGGCTTCGAAAAAGTAGAAGTATTAGTGGCTACACAATTTGAAGAGTATGATGAAATGAGCGTAGTAATGTACTGGGATACAAAAGAGCACTTTGCTGCATGGCGCGAAAGTGATGCATTTAAAGAATCTCATAAACGTCCAGAAGGCGGCGGTCACGCTGAGCAAGGTGAATCACCAATGCTTGGCTCAGAAATTGTCATTGCAGAAATAGCGGCTTCAATTTCAAAATAA
- a CDS encoding O-linked GlcNAc transferase, with the protein MTTMEHHFYAGQFLKSYEQAQAEKLAGSDEQAKSFLAIFEKYEYEKFPQPTAEITQSTERANESYPELDEVESLRSIKDEAQFSQAIQALEQDARTADDERKAESFFVQAQLFLMAHHYDESIHCFMQAVKHNPNKALYYGFAGQTMNRFSWSPFDAMPYIERAIELDPQNARWYWNKALVLTQLYKDLQAEAFLENALIAIEKAIDVCREDQTSLRNGIDSTLENLKDHLFN; encoded by the coding sequence ATGACAACAATGGAGCACCATTTTTACGCTGGTCAGTTTTTAAAAAGTTATGAACAAGCACAAGCAGAGAAATTAGCTGGAAGTGACGAACAAGCAAAGTCGTTTTTAGCTATTTTTGAAAAATATGAATACGAAAAGTTTCCACAACCAACTGCTGAAATTACACAAAGTACGGAGCGTGCTAATGAAAGCTATCCAGAATTGGATGAAGTGGAAAGTTTACGCTCAATAAAAGACGAAGCGCAATTTTCACAAGCAATTCAAGCACTTGAACAAGATGCACGCACAGCGGATGACGAACGTAAAGCCGAGTCATTTTTCGTACAAGCCCAGCTATTTTTAATGGCGCATCATTACGATGAAAGCATTCATTGCTTTATGCAGGCGGTGAAGCATAATCCAAATAAAGCGTTATATTATGGGTTTGCTGGCCAAACGATGAACCGCTTTAGCTGGTCACCGTTTGATGCAATGCCATACATCGAGCGTGCCATCGAATTAGATCCACAAAATGCGCGTTGGTACTGGAACAAGGCGCTTGTGTTAACGCAGCTTTATAAAGACTTGCAAGCAGAAGCCTTTTTAGAAAACGCCCTCATTGCGATTGAAAAGGCAATTGACGTGTGCCGCGAAGACCAAACGTCTTTACGTAATGGCATTGATTCAACATTAGAAAATTTAAAGGATCATTTATTTAACTAG